The region ATTAAGTATTTAGCTCAGTTTAAAAAATTATGAATTGTATTCTTTGGATAGGTCATCAATATCATGCCCCTGGCGCCACTTTTTTCTTAATTTAGCGTTTTTAATTGCACGATCAATTATATTCGAATTAGACCACTTTATGTCATCTGTATATATATTTTCTCTGATACGCAGTACTTTGGACCTTTTAGTAATTCTTGTTATAAAATCTATATCTTCCATTATTTTTAAAGCAGAGTACTCACCTGAATTTAAATATAGATCTTTATGTATTAGTAAACCTTGATCTCCATAAGGTCGTTTTAAGAATTGACTTCTTAACGCTACAGCTAATTCTAATAATCTGAACTCTATATTATGTTTTTTTATTTTAAAGTCGAAATACCATGCAAACTTTTCTGATGTTTTATTTTGTATTATTTTATATATGCTTTTTGCCCAAGTCGAATCTAATCTGCTATCAGCATGAAGAAATAAAAGCCACTCTCCAGTTGCATTTGAAGCCCCGATTTTTAATTGATACCCTCTATTCTTTTTGGGGCTTTTAATAACATTTAGTCTTTG is a window of Prochlorococcus marinus str. MIT 0917 DNA encoding:
- a CDS encoding TIGR04283 family arsenosugar biosynthesis glycosyltransferase; amino-acid sequence: MARLQKFPTLSVIIPTLNEAIHLPLLIADLNAWSYDFELIIVDGGSTDLTVSIANIQRLNVIKSPKKNRGYQLKIGASNATGEWLLFLHADSRLDSTWAKSIYKIIQNKTSEKFAWYFDFKIKKHNIEFRLLELAVALRSQFLKRPYGDQGLLIHKDLYLNSGEYSALKIMEDIDFITRITKRSKVLRIRENIYTDDIKWSNSNIIDRAIKNAKLRKKWRQGHDIDDLSKEYNS